The Natribaculum luteum genome contains the following window.
CCACAACACGCTTACGTTCCTGTCTAACCCCGACGACTACGTCGAACGCGCCTACACGAGCGAACGGCCGGACATCGACAGGATGATCGACGACATCGAAACGGTCCTGTCGAACTGGGAATGATCGTTCCACTCGAGACGTGCGTCACGCCCGACGTCGACCCCTCGATCGGCGCGCAGACGTTCGGCCCTGCCGTGTTCTTCCTGATCGGGCTGTTCGGCGGGGCACACTGTCTGGGCATGTGTGGTCCGCTGGTGACGACGTACGCCGACCGACTGCGCGAGGGCAACGACTCGAGACGCGACGTCGTGACGGTTCGAGCGGTTCGCCAGCACGCCCTGTTCAACCTCGGCCGGACGGCGAGTTACGCGATCCTCGGCGGCCTCTTCGGGCTGGCGGGCTCGCTCGTGTTCGTGACGCCTCGCGACGTCGTCACGGTCGTCGCCGAGGTCCACGCGCTCGCCGGACTGCTCGTCGGGGCGGTGATAATCGCGATGGGCGTCCACTACCTCCTCGGTCGCGGCGTCCTCGGCGGTTCGGTGAGCATCCCGCTGGTCGGATCGGCGCTCGGCCGGGTACAGGCGTGGCTGCTCGCCCGCGTCGACGCCTGGGTCGGCGACGGTCGGATCGCAGGACTCGGGGCGGTACACGGCCTGCTCCCGTGTCCGCTCCTCTATCCGGCGTTCCTCTACGCGTTCGTCCAGGGATCGCCGACCGGCGGCGTCGTCTCGCTCGCCGCACTCGGGGCCGGGACGATCCCGTCGCTGTTCCTGTACGGCACGTTCTTCCAGTCGGTCAGCGTCGAAACCCGGATGCGACTCCACCGCGTGCTCGGCGTGGTGTTCATCGTCCTCGGGTATATCCCGCTCCAGCACGGTCTGGCGGTGCTGGGAATTCCGCTTCCACACCCGTCGATCCCGTACTATCAGCCGATCATGTGATTCGTGTCCCGTCCGACGGCGACGCCGAGACGGCGTTCCCAGCCGACGAGAATCGACGGGCGCGCATTTATTCGACTGCGATCGATCCACGACTATGACCGACGCGTCCGCACGGACGATCGATGCTCCTGAAGCAGACGACGGAGACGTTCGCGTCTGGATGGTCGAGCGGACGTTCTCCGAGGACTCGCCGAACATCCTCGTGATGGTGTACGCGACGCCCGACGGCCGATACTACCTGCAGAAAGAACGCGCGTACAATCGCTTCGGTTCGCGTGGCGCGCCGACGGTCACGGCCGCGATGACCGTCGATGCCGAGCGGTTGGCTGCAGTCGACGACGAGAAGACGGTCGAGCGGTACGCCAGCGAGGCACGCCGTATGCGAGAACGCCACGATCCCGACGACAGCGTCTGAAACCCCTCCGCCGCTCTACTCGCCACCCTCGACGCGCCGCGTCACTTTCGCAGCGACGCGAGAACGAGCAGCATTCCACTCGAGACGAGCAGTGCCTGGATGAGCCCTGCCGACTCGATCGACGTGTCGAAGACGAGGTAGATGAGCCCCTCGCAGATCGCGCCGGCACCGATGAAGACGAAGCCGACGGAGACGTACAGCATCGGCTCGCTGCCGTTTCGTCGGTAGCCGTGGTAGGCCAGGTACGCCACCGCGAGGCTCAACGCCAGCGTGATCAGTTTGGCGATGGCGAGCGGTGGCTGGATCATTCGTCACCACGGAGGTCGTCCCAGAGTGCCGTGAAGTTGTCCGCGAGTTCGTCTCGCGTGTCGAGGGTCAGCGACAGGTCGCCGTCGGTCAACTCGAGCGACAGGCCCTCGAGCGTCGTCACGAACTCGCTTCTGTGTGCGCCGTCGGGATCGACGGCCGTTCGTTCCTCGAGCAAGCCGTACTCCTGGAGCGTCGAGACGCGACGGTAGACCGTCGCGAGCGACGAGTCACACGCCTCGCTCAGGGCTTTCGCGGTCATCGGCTGGCGATCCGCGGCGACGAGAATACGTCGCGCGTAGTCGTCTGCCAGGACGGCAAAGACGTCGCCGGGATCCGGATTCCCCTCCGATTGCACAGCGGGCGTTCGGCGTCGGCGAGCAAATAGGCGACGGTTTCTCGACTCGAGCGATCGACTCGGGGCACTCGCGGCGGGCGTCGTCCGTCGGACGTCAGCGGGACACATCGGTCTCGATCCGGCACTGTTCTGGATTTCCAGTTCGACCCAGGAAGAACACCAGGAGAGCGAGGCCGGCGACGCGAACGAGGTGGCCCTCGAACGGCAACGCCGCCAGTCCGCCGGCGAAGCCCAGAAATCCCAGCAGTCCGGCACCACAGCTCGCACAGCCGGACGCGAGAAGTCCGGGGAGGACGCCGGTGAGGTCGGTGAGACTCGAGAGGCCGACGACGCGCAGTTGCGCGGCGGCGTTGACGACCGCGACGCCGGTGAGGACGGCGTAGAGGACGATCACGCCGAGGGTGGTGAAGCCGTCCGTCTGGTAGGCCGTCTCCGTCAGCGAGATCAGGACGTAGTCGAACCAGTGCAGCCCCGCACCGAGCATCTGGATTGTGAACTCGGGCATCGTACTGAAGATCAGGACGACGTACGTGACGGCCGCGACGAACGCCAGCCCGGCGATCCGTCGCCACGTCTCGAACGGGTACGCGAGCGCCGCGCGCAGTTCGTCGAGGAAGTCGGCGAACGCGCTGCTACGCATGCTGCACCTCCTCGATCGCGTCGCGGTACATCTCGTAGGGCTGTGCACCTTTCAACTGCGTCGTCGTGTCCGAGTCGGCGTGAAAGACGAGAAAGC
Protein-coding sequences here:
- a CDS encoding sulfite exporter TauE/SafE family protein; protein product: MIVPLETCVTPDVDPSIGAQTFGPAVFFLIGLFGGAHCLGMCGPLVTTYADRLREGNDSRRDVVTVRAVRQHALFNLGRTASYAILGGLFGLAGSLVFVTPRDVVTVVAEVHALAGLLVGAVIIAMGVHYLLGRGVLGGSVSIPLVGSALGRVQAWLLARVDAWVGDGRIAGLGAVHGLLPCPLLYPAFLYAFVQGSPTGGVVSLAALGAGTIPSLFLYGTFFQSVSVETRMRLHRVLGVVFIVLGYIPLQHGLAVLGIPLPHPSIPYYQPIM
- a CDS encoding DUF7521 family protein, whose amino-acid sequence is MIQPPLAIAKLITLALSLAVAYLAYHGYRRNGSEPMLYVSVGFVFIGAGAICEGLIYLVFDTSIESAGLIQALLVSSGMLLVLASLRK
- a CDS encoding winged helix-turn-helix domain-containing protein, which gives rise to MQSEGNPDPGDVFAVLADDYARRILVAADRQPMTAKALSEACDSSLATVYRRVSTLQEYGLLEERTAVDPDGAHRSEFVTTLEGLSLELTDGDLSLTLDTRDELADNFTALWDDLRGDE